One window of Dyadobacter sandarakinus genomic DNA carries:
- a CDS encoding RidA family protein — translation MDNTPESNFAQLGLSLPPAPKPVGVYKPLLIVDKRWVYVSGHGTVQDDGTLIKGRIGKDLDADQGKLAARQVGLAILSTLKANLGSLNRVKRVVKVLGMVNCTTDFEKHPFIINGCSELFAKVWGEENGIGVRSAVGMGTLPDNIPVEIEAMFELEEK, via the coding sequence ATGGACAACACTCCTGAATCCAACTTTGCCCAACTGGGCCTTTCTTTGCCGCCTGCTCCCAAGCCTGTGGGCGTTTACAAACCCTTGCTGATCGTTGATAAACGTTGGGTGTACGTATCAGGTCACGGCACTGTGCAGGATGACGGCACACTGATCAAAGGCCGCATCGGCAAAGATCTGGATGCTGACCAGGGAAAGCTTGCAGCCAGGCAGGTGGGACTTGCCATTTTATCCACCCTGAAAGCAAACCTGGGCAGCCTCAATCGCGTAAAAAGAGTAGTGAAGGTGCTCGGTATGGTCAATTGCACAACCGACTTCGAAAAACATCCTTTTATCATCAATGGATGCAGTGAGCTTTTTGCTAAGGTCTGGGGCGAAGAAAACGGCATCGGCGTAAGAAGCGCCGTAGGAATGGGCACCCTGCCCGACAACATTCCCGTGGAGATCGAAGCAATGTTTGAGTTGGAGGAGAAGTGA
- a CDS encoding D-TA family PLP-dependent enzyme: MPWYELNHPDQVISPSLLFYKDRIEHNIRNMISLAGDAGRLVPHVKTHKCAEIVRMQMDQGISKFKCATIAEAEMLASAGARWILISYQLVGPNVGRLFQLQEQFPVTVFSSLIDNLGSAAELNAAAESKGRVATVFIDVNNGMNRTGHPTDESILSFYRSLSGFGNLSIQGLHVYDGHIRNPEFSGRKAAGDEAYEKVLPLLDLIRSDTGRETMVIAGGSPSFTVHAMRPEVYLSPGTNVLWDWGYGDRFDGQPFLHAAVVLTRVVSKPAPGIVTIDLGHKSVAAENPIENRFRLLNMPHYTVLGQSEEHGVLQVSADQWEAIKVGDVYYALPYHICPTVALHDYATIVLEGDNVDEWKITARSRRLSV, from the coding sequence ATGCCCTGGTACGAGCTCAACCATCCCGACCAAGTTATTTCTCCTTCCCTGCTGTTTTACAAGGATCGTATCGAACATAATATCAGGAACATGATCAGCCTGGCAGGCGATGCGGGCAGGCTGGTGCCGCATGTGAAGACCCATAAATGTGCCGAAATTGTACGCATGCAGATGGATCAGGGTATCAGCAAATTCAAGTGCGCCACCATTGCGGAAGCCGAAATGCTCGCCTCGGCCGGCGCCAGGTGGATCCTGATTTCATACCAGCTGGTAGGCCCAAATGTCGGTCGGCTTTTTCAACTTCAGGAACAATTTCCGGTAACGGTATTTTCTTCTTTGATAGATAACCTTGGTTCGGCCGCGGAGCTTAATGCTGCTGCCGAAAGTAAGGGGCGCGTGGCCACCGTTTTTATTGATGTAAATAACGGAATGAACCGGACCGGCCACCCTACCGACGAGTCGATCCTTTCTTTTTACCGCTCGCTCAGCGGATTCGGGAACCTGAGTATCCAGGGTCTGCATGTGTACGATGGACATATCCGGAACCCGGAATTTTCGGGCCGTAAAGCTGCGGGCGATGAAGCCTATGAAAAGGTACTGCCGCTGCTTGACCTCATCCGGTCAGATACCGGCAGGGAAACGATGGTTATTGCCGGAGGTTCCCCTTCCTTTACGGTGCATGCCATGCGGCCGGAGGTTTACCTGAGTCCGGGTACCAACGTACTCTGGGACTGGGGATACGGCGACCGGTTTGACGGGCAGCCCTTTTTGCATGCGGCTGTCGTACTTACGCGCGTGGTTTCCAAGCCGGCGCCGGGCATTGTTACCATTGACCTCGGGCACAAGTCCGTAGCGGCCGAAAACCCCATTGAAAACCGTTTCAGGCTGCTGAACATGCCGCATTATACGGTTTTGGGCCAGAGTGAGGAACATGGTGTATTGCAGGTGAGCGCCGACCAGTGGGAAGCCATCAAGGTGGGCGATGTGTACTATGCACTCCCCTACCACATTTGCCCCACCGTTGCACTGCATGATTATGCAACCATTGTTTTGGAAGGAGACAACGTGGACGAGTGGAAGATTACTGCACGTTCCCGCCGCCTTTCTGTTTAG
- a CDS encoding dipeptidase: MFLFDAHLDLSMNAVEWNRDLTQDLYAIRNREKNMTDKPDRGKGVVSFPEMRRGNIGICVATQIARFVKPDSKIPGWHSQAQAWAQTQAQIAWYKAMEEAGEMVQITDVVGLNHHLARWQNASGDETLPIGYILSLEGADSLISLKNLEIAYGYGLRAIGPAHYGPGVYAYGTDADAPLSAKGRDLLLEMDKLNMILDATHLCDTAFWEALNIYHGPVWASHNLVRDITPHNRQFSNEMINALVERGAVIGMAFDAWMMIPGWVRGQSTPESTGLRIEHVVRHIDHICQLAGNANHVGIGSDLDGAYGREQSPGDLDSIADLQTIPGLLAARGYSNDDIERIMWRNWIEFLRTNWK, encoded by the coding sequence ATGTTTCTTTTTGATGCACACCTGGACTTGTCCATGAACGCCGTGGAGTGGAACCGCGACCTGACCCAGGACCTCTATGCCATTCGGAACCGGGAAAAAAACATGACCGACAAGCCCGATCGGGGCAAAGGAGTAGTCAGTTTTCCTGAAATGCGACGCGGAAATATTGGCATTTGTGTTGCCACGCAGATTGCCCGGTTTGTGAAGCCCGACAGCAAAATACCTGGCTGGCACTCTCAGGCGCAGGCCTGGGCACAAACCCAGGCCCAGATTGCCTGGTACAAAGCCATGGAAGAAGCCGGCGAAATGGTACAGATCACCGACGTGGTCGGCCTGAATCACCACTTGGCGCGCTGGCAGAATGCCAGTGGGGACGAAACACTTCCGATCGGATACATTCTAAGCCTGGAAGGTGCCGATTCACTGATCAGTCTGAAAAACCTGGAAATTGCTTATGGCTACGGGCTGCGGGCAATCGGACCTGCACACTACGGACCCGGCGTATATGCCTATGGGACAGATGCCGATGCACCTTTATCTGCAAAGGGACGTGACCTGCTGCTCGAAATGGATAAGCTGAATATGATCCTCGATGCCACACACTTGTGCGACACCGCGTTTTGGGAAGCATTAAACATATATCATGGACCGGTATGGGCGAGTCACAACCTCGTACGCGACATTACGCCGCACAACCGGCAGTTTTCGAATGAGATGATCAATGCCTTGGTAGAACGCGGCGCGGTAATCGGAATGGCTTTTGATGCCTGGATGATGATTCCCGGCTGGGTACGCGGGCAGTCTACCCCGGAAAGTACAGGGCTCAGAATCGAGCATGTCGTACGGCATATTGACCACATCTGCCAGCTTGCCGGCAATGCCAATCACGTCGGCATCGGCTCGGATCTGGATGGTGCGTATGGCAGAGAGCAGTCACCCGGCGACCTGGATTCCATCGCCGACCTGCAAACGATTCCCGGCCTTCTTGCCGCCAGAGGATATTCCAATGATGATATTGAGCGGATTATGTGGCGCAACTGGATCGAATTCCTCCGCACAAACTGGAAGTAG
- a CDS encoding DinB family protein — MKPINQQYLLSQLARTLHQQTHMVNESFLDRDHDAMHAPSRSGGWSIVQCLAHLNSYSAYYLPRLEQQLSQPGIANATGMFRSSWLGRFFTNMMDPAQSKSRYKAHRLHVPGSDADAAEVTRAFIHHQETLLRCMDLCADKNLRKIRIPMSVAPMIKINAGDLIQFLIMHQERHIQQALRNLEKHTIA, encoded by the coding sequence ATGAAGCCAATCAATCAGCAGTACCTGCTCTCCCAGCTTGCCCGTACGCTCCACCAGCAAACCCATATGGTAAATGAATCATTTCTGGACCGGGACCATGACGCTATGCATGCGCCGTCCCGGAGCGGTGGGTGGAGTATTGTACAGTGCCTTGCCCATCTTAATTCTTACAGTGCATACTATCTGCCGCGGCTCGAACAACAGCTTAGCCAGCCGGGGATTGCCAATGCGACAGGTATGTTCCGGAGCTCCTGGCTTGGACGTTTTTTTACCAACATGATGGACCCTGCGCAAAGTAAGTCACGGTACAAGGCACACCGGCTGCACGTGCCGGGCTCGGATGCCGACGCAGCTGAGGTAACCAGGGCATTTATACACCATCAGGAAACACTGTTGCGCTGCATGGACCTTTGTGCAGACAAAAACCTCAGGAAAATCCGTATCCCTATGTCGGTTGCACCGATGATCAAAATAAATGCAGGTGACCTGATCCAGTTCCTGATCATGCATCAGGAACGCCATATTCAGCAGGCTTTGCGCAATCTTGAAAAGCACACGATTGCTTAG
- a CDS encoding Crp/Fnr family transcriptional regulator, giving the protein MDMHLDQLRVLVAAFSPLSDQEWDEFAGLWKPFSAGRKEILTSAGEQEQYLYFVCEGVQRIYTLDHTSREATLVFTYPPSFGGAVDSLILRQPSRYYYETLTPGVFLRAGYEGLSALAAKHPSVSALIMKGLAQALAGTLERLSEVQSLSSEERYRVLLKRSPHLLQLVPHKYIASYLGIDPTNFSKLMNKVRI; this is encoded by the coding sequence ATGGACATGCATCTTGACCAGCTCAGAGTCCTTGTAGCAGCATTTTCACCTCTGTCTGACCAGGAGTGGGATGAATTCGCAGGTCTGTGGAAGCCTTTTTCCGCGGGCAGGAAGGAGATACTCACAAGTGCCGGAGAGCAGGAGCAGTATCTTTATTTCGTATGTGAAGGTGTGCAGCGGATTTACACGCTGGATCATACCAGCCGGGAGGCGACGCTGGTATTTACCTATCCGCCCTCTTTCGGCGGTGCTGTGGATTCACTCATACTGAGGCAGCCGTCGCGGTACTATTACGAAACACTGACGCCGGGTGTTTTCCTGCGGGCAGGCTATGAAGGCCTGAGTGCATTGGCGGCGAAGCATCCATCCGTGTCCGCGCTGATCATGAAAGGTCTTGCCCAGGCATTGGCCGGGACGCTGGAACGCCTGTCAGAAGTACAAAGCCTTTCGTCGGAGGAGCGTTACCGGGTGCTGCTGAAACGCAGTCCTCATTTGCTGCAGTTGGTTCCTCACAAGTACATTGCCAGTTATCTCGGGATCGATCCCACTAATTTCAGCAAGCTGATGAACAAGGTAAGAATCTGA
- a CDS encoding bifunctional alpha,alpha-trehalose-phosphate synthase (UDP-forming)/trehalose-phosphatase produces MEKIKQKESGRLIIVAYRLPFKIVREQDAVQLFQNSGGLVSAVLSLVADKESAVFDTTEKIQWVGFSENSREELKGQSLANESFQAHPVFIAPELNEHYYEGFCNNLIWPLCHYFPSLARFDDVYFEAYQAANQLFFEKVAEIIQPGDTVWVQDYQLMLLPGMIREQFPDNKIGFFFHIPFPSFEIFRLLPVTWRKAILNGILGADVAGFHTNDYVEYFLKAVRMVLGHGNKLHYVNLSNRIVKADSFPISIDYNKFNNAFDDPEVAEARSEVRASLKEKIIFSVDRLDYSKGIIHRLRGYQRFLETYPEWHEKVSFMMVVVPSRDTIEQYQQMKSEIDQTVGRINADFGNIYWQPIIYQYRSMPYNEMLGMYTASDVALITPVRDGMNLVCKEFVASRKDRKGVLILSEMAGAAAELGEALIINPLDRQDIADAIKRAFEMPGDEQTKRMDAMRERIRAYDVFTWTNDFFTQMTMLEQEHERLRQVFLNDSGINEIRKAYESASRRILFFDYDGTLAPIVPDPAKAIVSEDVKKLLMQIAKRDTVVIISGRDRHFLTSLFDDLPAHLIAEHGALIRSQGSKEWVLNEQYEENWKDSIRPIMEMYEKRCPGAFVEEKETSLAWHYRMADDKDYASRRAQELLWQLKSFIQPELNLQVIDGSKVVEVKKTAFNKGTAARAFVEDGQYDFILAIGDDTTDEDMFEILPDTAFTIKIGDALSAARNHIRSQEEVFHFLNFMVSSEAE; encoded by the coding sequence ATGGAAAAAATAAAACAAAAAGAAAGCGGCAGGCTGATTATTGTCGCGTACCGGTTGCCCTTCAAGATTGTCCGCGAGCAGGATGCGGTGCAGCTTTTTCAAAATTCAGGCGGGCTGGTATCGGCAGTACTTTCGCTCGTAGCAGACAAGGAAAGCGCGGTTTTTGATACAACAGAAAAAATTCAGTGGGTAGGCTTTTCCGAGAATTCGCGGGAAGAGCTCAAAGGACAGTCGCTGGCGAACGAAAGCTTTCAGGCACACCCTGTATTTATCGCTCCCGAGCTGAATGAGCATTACTATGAGGGTTTTTGCAACAACCTGATCTGGCCCCTGTGTCACTATTTTCCTTCACTTGCCCGTTTTGACGATGTTTATTTTGAAGCATATCAGGCGGCCAACCAGCTTTTCTTTGAAAAGGTAGCCGAAATTATTCAGCCCGGCGACACGGTTTGGGTACAGGATTACCAGCTAATGCTGCTTCCGGGAATGATCCGGGAGCAATTTCCCGATAACAAGATCGGCTTCTTTTTCCACATCCCTTTTCCGTCCTTCGAGATATTCCGCCTGCTGCCGGTTACCTGGCGTAAGGCTATTTTGAATGGAATTTTAGGGGCTGATGTAGCGGGTTTTCATACCAATGATTATGTTGAGTATTTTCTAAAAGCAGTAAGGATGGTACTCGGGCATGGCAATAAGCTGCACTATGTAAATCTCAGCAACCGCATTGTCAAGGCCGATTCCTTTCCAATCAGTATTGACTATAATAAATTCAATAATGCATTTGATGATCCTGAAGTAGCCGAGGCACGGAGCGAGGTGCGGGCTTCCTTGAAGGAAAAGATCATTTTCTCGGTAGACAGGCTGGATTATTCCAAAGGGATCATTCACCGGCTCCGTGGGTACCAGCGTTTTCTTGAGACTTACCCGGAGTGGCACGAGAAGGTATCGTTTATGATGGTAGTGGTCCCATCGCGGGATACCATCGAGCAGTACCAGCAGATGAAATCAGAGATAGACCAGACCGTGGGCCGCATCAATGCGGATTTCGGGAATATTTACTGGCAGCCGATCATTTACCAGTACCGGTCTATGCCTTATAATGAAATGCTGGGCATGTATACGGCAAGCGACGTTGCGCTCATTACGCCCGTGCGGGATGGGATGAACCTTGTTTGCAAAGAGTTTGTAGCCAGCCGAAAAGACCGTAAAGGTGTGCTGATCCTCAGCGAAATGGCCGGAGCTGCGGCCGAGCTCGGAGAAGCCCTCATCATCAATCCGCTCGACCGGCAGGACATTGCAGATGCAATCAAAAGGGCTTTTGAAATGCCCGGCGATGAACAAACCAAACGGATGGATGCCATGCGTGAGCGCATCCGTGCGTACGACGTGTTTACATGGACAAATGATTTTTTTACCCAAATGACTATGCTTGAACAGGAACATGAGCGTCTTCGGCAGGTTTTTCTGAATGACAGCGGTATTAACGAGATCCGGAAAGCCTACGAGTCGGCCAGCAGGCGGATCCTTTTCTTCGACTACGATGGCACCCTCGCGCCCATTGTACCCGACCCGGCCAAGGCCATAGTTTCCGAAGATGTAAAAAAACTGCTGATGCAGATCGCCAAGCGCGATACTGTCGTCATCATCAGCGGCCGCGACAGGCATTTCCTGACCAGTTTGTTCGATGATCTGCCGGCCCACCTGATTGCCGAGCACGGTGCCCTGATCAGGTCTCAGGGCAGTAAGGAGTGGGTGCTGAACGAACAGTATGAGGAAAACTGGAAAGACAGCATTCGCCCGATCATGGAAATGTATGAGAAGCGGTGCCCCGGCGCATTTGTGGAAGAAAAAGAAACATCCCTGGCCTGGCACTACCGCATGGCCGATGACAAGGATTATGCAAGCCGGCGCGCGCAGGAATTACTGTGGCAATTGAAGAGCTTCATACAACCAGAGCTTAACCTGCAGGTCATTGATGGCAGCAAGGTAGTGGAGGTTAAAAAAACGGCATTCAACAAAGGAACGGCAGCACGGGCGTTTGTAGAGGATGGTCAGTACGACTTTATACTCGCCATCGGAGACGATACGACGGATGAGGATATGTTCGAGATTTTGCCCGATACTGCATTTACAATCAAGATTGGGGATGCCTTGTCGGCGGCCCGCAACCACATCAGGAGCCAGGAAGAGGTGTTTCATTTTCTCAACTTCATGGTTTCATCCGAAGCAGAGTAG
- a CDS encoding efflux RND transporter permease subunit translates to MKLPEFAVRNYQFTLVVFLGVLALGIYSLFTMPRSEDPDIHPPQFTVVVIYPGANPKDMEQLVVDPMEKKLNELDDMKHIITDIRDGLAVIQVIYKYSSDPDDKYQEVVREINSLRTQLPADVADIRINKQVPSDVSIYQYALVSENATYAQMKKYSKELKERLEKVKSLKKVEYAGIPEREVKVKLHLQKIAAQNLTQQQVIRALQSEDVNIPGGSISMGTRKLNIKTSGNFRSLDEVANTVVAASNGKIVLVKDVADVSMGYEDESHLTRLNGYRCSFVNLSQKEGENIVAVQKQVEPVTAAFARELPPNIELVKVFDQAKSVNTRLSHFARDFGIAILLVLLTLLPLGTRASVVVMISIPLSLAIGLTLMNLFGYNINQLSIVGMIVALGILVDDSIVVVENIERYLRMGYNRVDAAVKASSQIGLAVVGCTILLIFAFLPLVFLPEGAGDFIRSLPMSVITTVFASMLVSLTIVPFLSSMILKNHVHEEGNWLLRGMKKGIHKTYGSLLDRALRFPRTTLVAAGLIFAGSLALVPLIGSSLFPKSEKPMFLIDIETPQGTNLKKTNEVARYVEDILKKEPLITSFASNVGKGNPRVYYNVVQRNESENFAEIFVQVEGLETEEKVAVIEKLRKKLENYPGAEIKVKDFEQGPLIEAPLAYRIYGENLDDLRKTAFGVADLLSKTEGTIYINNPLLVQPTDLRVQVNKQKAGTLGIASADIDRTVRLGVAGLNVATFREDEGKADNYNVNVSVPRQAAVQDISVFDELYVPSASGGSIPLKNVARITLESSPNQIRHYDKDRYVTVSAYVKPGYNVQQLNEEITAELGSFRFAEGQHFTVAGEKESQEESFGGLGLIILVTVFGFLGVLILEFKTFKSILIVLSVIPLGIVGGLAMLFLTGETLSFTATIGFIALVGIEVKNSLLVVDFTNQLREQGMGISEAIIEAGEIRFVPILLTSLTAIGGLLPLVVEYSALYSPLALVLIGGLISSTLLSRLVTPVMYKLLPPAIAKAEVEQEPAGELAY, encoded by the coding sequence ATGAAACTTCCTGAATTTGCCGTCAGAAATTACCAGTTTACACTGGTTGTTTTCCTGGGTGTGCTGGCGCTGGGGATCTATTCCCTTTTTACAATGCCCCGGAGTGAAGACCCCGACATTCATCCGCCGCAGTTTACCGTAGTGGTCATTTACCCGGGTGCCAATCCCAAGGATATGGAGCAGCTTGTTGTAGATCCCATGGAGAAAAAGCTCAATGAGCTTGACGATATGAAGCACATCATCACAGACATCCGTGACGGACTTGCCGTGATCCAGGTCATTTATAAGTACAGCTCAGACCCGGATGATAAGTACCAGGAGGTGGTACGAGAAATCAACAGTCTGCGTACGCAGCTTCCTGCCGATGTGGCCGACATCCGGATCAATAAGCAGGTACCTTCCGACGTGAGCATTTACCAGTATGCGCTTGTAAGTGAAAATGCCACTTACGCCCAAATGAAGAAGTACTCCAAAGAACTGAAAGAACGTCTTGAAAAAGTAAAAAGCCTTAAAAAAGTGGAGTATGCCGGCATCCCGGAACGTGAGGTTAAGGTAAAGCTGCATTTGCAGAAAATTGCCGCGCAGAACCTGACGCAGCAGCAGGTAATCCGTGCGCTGCAGAGCGAGGATGTAAACATTCCCGGCGGAAGCATCAGCATGGGCACCCGCAAGCTCAACATCAAAACAAGCGGCAACTTTCGCTCGCTCGACGAGGTCGCCAATACCGTGGTGGCTGCGTCAAATGGTAAAATTGTGCTGGTGAAAGATGTCGCTGACGTGTCTATGGGTTACGAAGACGAGTCGCATCTCACGCGCCTTAATGGGTACCGGTGCAGCTTTGTTAACCTGAGCCAGAAGGAAGGCGAGAACATTGTTGCCGTACAAAAACAGGTAGAACCCGTGACAGCGGCTTTTGCCCGGGAACTTCCGCCTAACATCGAGCTGGTGAAGGTGTTTGATCAGGCTAAAAGTGTGAACACGCGGCTGTCGCATTTTGCCCGGGATTTCGGAATTGCTATCCTGCTGGTGCTGCTGACGCTCCTCCCGCTGGGTACCCGGGCGTCGGTGGTCGTGATGATCTCCATTCCGCTTTCACTTGCAATCGGTCTTACCCTGATGAACCTGTTCGGCTACAATATCAACCAGCTGAGCATTGTGGGCATGATCGTGGCGCTGGGTATACTGGTCGACGACAGCATTGTAGTGGTCGAGAACATTGAGCGCTACCTGCGCATGGGCTACAACCGTGTGGATGCTGCCGTAAAAGCATCTTCGCAGATCGGGCTGGCCGTGGTAGGATGTACCATACTGCTTATTTTTGCATTTCTTCCGCTCGTGTTCCTGCCGGAGGGAGCGGGCGATTTCATCCGCAGCCTTCCGATGTCGGTAATTACCACGGTGTTCGCTTCCATGCTGGTATCCCTCACCATCGTACCTTTTTTATCCAGCATGATCCTGAAAAATCATGTGCACGAAGAGGGGAACTGGCTGCTGCGCGGCATGAAAAAAGGCATTCATAAAACCTACGGCAGCCTGCTCGACCGTGCATTGCGGTTTCCTCGGACGACCCTTGTGGCTGCGGGGCTGATCTTCGCCGGTTCACTTGCTTTGGTGCCGCTCATCGGGAGCAGTCTTTTTCCAAAATCGGAAAAACCCATGTTCCTGATCGACATTGAAACGCCGCAGGGTACCAACCTAAAAAAGACGAACGAAGTGGCACGCTATGTAGAAGATATCCTTAAAAAGGAGCCGCTGATCACGTCCTTTGCGTCCAATGTGGGAAAGGGCAATCCGCGGGTGTACTACAACGTCGTGCAGCGGAATGAGAGCGAGAATTTCGCTGAGATCTTTGTTCAGGTTGAAGGTTTGGAGACTGAGGAGAAAGTAGCCGTAATTGAAAAGCTGCGCAAAAAACTGGAAAACTATCCCGGCGCGGAAATCAAGGTGAAGGATTTTGAACAGGGACCCTTGATTGAGGCACCCCTGGCATACCGTATTTATGGCGAAAATCTGGACGACCTCCGTAAAACCGCATTCGGGGTAGCCGACCTGCTGAGCAAAACCGAGGGTACTATTTACATTAACAATCCCCTGCTCGTACAACCTACCGACCTGCGCGTGCAGGTCAACAAACAAAAAGCCGGAACGCTGGGCATTGCTTCGGCGGACATTGACCGCACGGTGCGGTTGGGCGTGGCAGGACTGAACGTGGCTACCTTCCGGGAAGACGAGGGCAAGGCCGACAATTACAATGTAAATGTGTCGGTACCCCGCCAGGCGGCTGTGCAGGACATCAGCGTGTTTGATGAGCTGTATGTACCCTCGGCATCGGGCGGGAGTATTCCATTAAAAAACGTTGCGAGGATAACGCTCGAAAGCTCACCCAACCAGATCAGGCACTACGACAAGGACCGGTATGTAACGGTATCGGCCTATGTGAAGCCCGGGTACAATGTGCAGCAGCTCAATGAGGAAATTACCGCAGAGCTGGGGAGTTTCCGGTTTGCCGAAGGACAGCATTTTACCGTCGCAGGTGAAAAAGAGAGCCAGGAGGAAAGTTTCGGAGGCCTCGGCCTGATCATTCTTGTAACGGTTTTCGGCTTTCTGGGCGTACTCATACTCGAATTCAAGACATTCAAAAGCATCCTGATTGTGCTCTCTGTAATTCCGCTCGGCATTGTGGGCGGGTTGGCCATGCTGTTCCTCACCGGGGAGACACTTTCTTTCACGGCAACAATCGGGTTTATTGCCCTGGTAGGTATCGAGGTGAAAAATTCGCTGCTGGTTGTCGATTTTACCAATCAGCTGCGGGAGCAGGGTATGGGCATCAGTGAGGCTATTATTGAAGCCGGGGAGATCCGGTTCGTACCCATTTTGCTTACTTCTCTCACCGCGATCGGCGGATTGCTGCCGCTGGTGGTTGAATACAGTGCATTGTACTCGCCGCTGGCGCTTGTCCTGATCGGCGGACTGATCAGTTCTACATTGTTATCGAGGCTGGTGACACCGGTCATGTACAAGCTGTTACCGCCAGCGATCGCCAAAGCCGAAGTTGAGCAGGAGCCCGCCGGTGAGCTGGCCTATTAA
- a CDS encoding efflux RND transporter periplasmic adaptor subunit: MKNVNLILLAATLLATACREVKKPEQTDNKISVKVISSSALQQARPVQTSGLLASDKEAYLSFKVGGIISEMFVKEGDAVRKGQVLATLNTTEIAAEAAQAEENFERARRDARRTEHLYNDSVNTREQLDNSKTALLIAEKQLDIARFNLSQAKVVATSDGVVIRKMQNAGEQVQGGTPVLFVSSNRNADWVVKCGLTDADWARLRGSEQAEIRFDAYPETFTGSIKSLAQGSDPASGLYQAEIRIDAKTARLASGLFARVTIYPKSKTNMVSVPMDALLEGENDSAFVFVAAGSRALRKAVKVAYLEGERAFISSGISAGTRVIREGSAYLSDGSEIRIVQ; this comes from the coding sequence ATGAAAAACGTAAACTTGATACTGCTGGCTGCCACCCTGCTGGCAACTGCCTGCCGGGAAGTGAAAAAGCCTGAACAAACCGACAATAAAATCTCGGTGAAGGTGATCAGCTCGTCGGCATTGCAGCAGGCGCGACCCGTGCAAACCTCGGGTCTGCTGGCGTCCGACAAGGAGGCATACCTGTCCTTCAAAGTCGGGGGGATCATCAGCGAAATGTTTGTGAAAGAAGGTGACGCGGTTCGGAAGGGCCAGGTACTGGCAACCCTGAACACCACCGAGATCGCCGCCGAGGCTGCACAGGCAGAGGAAAATTTCGAAAGGGCCAGGCGCGACGCCCGTCGGACCGAGCACCTTTATAACGACAGTGTGAATACCAGGGAGCAGCTCGACAACAGCAAAACTGCATTGCTTATTGCTGAAAAACAGCTTGATATCGCACGGTTCAACCTATCGCAGGCAAAAGTAGTAGCAACTTCGGATGGCGTTGTGATCCGTAAAATGCAGAATGCCGGCGAGCAGGTGCAGGGCGGTACCCCTGTGTTGTTCGTGAGCAGCAACCGCAACGCCGACTGGGTTGTCAAATGCGGACTTACGGATGCCGACTGGGCGCGGCTTCGGGGTAGTGAGCAGGCAGAGATCCGGTTTGATGCCTACCCCGAAACCTTCACAGGCAGTATCAAAAGCCTGGCACAGGGCAGTGATCCTGCTTCGGGCCTGTACCAGGCCGAAATCCGCATTGATGCAAAAACAGCAAGACTGGCATCCGGGTTGTTTGCACGCGTAACCATTTACCCGAAAAGTAAAACCAACATGGTGTCCGTGCCGATGGATGCATTGCTGGAAGGAGAAAATGACAGCGCATTCGTGTTTGTGGCGGCAGGCAGCCGGGCATTGCGCAAGGCCGTGAAAGTGGCTTACCTGGAAGGTGAACGCGCGTTTATCTCGTCCGGGATCAGCGCCGGAACCCGGGTGATCCGGGAGGGATCGGCGTACCTGTCGGATGGTTCGGAAATCCGCATTGTTCAATAA